A segment of the Halovivax limisalsi genome:
AGCGTCTTCTCCCGCCAATGGACGGGACCCCGATCGATCGGCTGGCGGAGCGGATCGAGTCGGTCGCGTCGGAGGGGCCGTTCGAATCCGGAGCGGAGCTGCGCCGGTGGATCGTCCGGCCGCTGCTCGACGCGCTCGGCTGGACGGTGACGGAAGAGGCAGTCCGTCCCGACGTCCGGATCGTCGGCGAGTCAGTCGACTATCTCCTGTCGGTGGATGTCGACGGCCTGGTTCCAGCCACACTTGTCGTGATCGACGTGAACCCGGTCGGCCGAGACGGACTCGCCGCGATGGAGCGCGCGATGGCCGCGACCGGCGTCGATCGCGGCCTCTATGTCACGAACGCCGAACTGGTTTGCGTAACCGGTGGGGCGACACCCGAGCGTGAGTCCGTCCGGTTCGAGTCGTTCGGCGACGGGGTTGACACGCTCGGCCAGTACCGACGCGACGCCGTTCGGTCCCGAATCGCCGATCTCGACGCGTCCCGGCGGTCGCACCGACGACTCGCAGCGACCGCCAGCGCTGTCCGGGACGACATCGTCGCCGGGCTTTCGGACGCGGTCGACCTCGACCCGGCGACGACGCGACCGGTCGTCGAACGCGTCATCGATGCGGTGCTCGCGGACGGCGTTCCGAACTCGCGCGGGCCTGCCGGCGAACCGGCAAGCGACACGCGATTCGATCGCCAGCCGTCGGACCCTTCCGGCGGAGACGAGCCGACGGATGCTCCTGACGAACGCCGGTCGGTAGAAGACCCTACTCAGGACGCCACATCGTCGGCGCCGGAGCGATCGGAAGCCGACTCAGCGGCGCCCCCGCCGTCGCATCCCCCCGAAACCGACCGTGAGGGCGAGTTCGTCGTCCGGGTGTTCAACGAGCGCGGGTCGATCGGCGCCGTCGGTCACTCGACGTCGGCCGGCGCGCTCCGCGAGGCGACCGAGTACTTCTTCGAACGCGGCCTCGGTGGCGTCAGACTCCCGTGGGAGACGGACGATGGCGTGGTCGTCCTCGCCGAACGGCCGACCGACGGCGACGGTACGCGCTGGAACGCGTACGAGCGGCTGTCGAACGGAACCTTCCTGAACACGAGCGGGACCGTCGCGGATCGAGCCGCGCGCGTCGAGGCACTCGCGGACCGGGCGAGCCTCAGGGTGATGCTCAGCGGGGACTGGGAGAATCGATCCTGACGGCCGCCTCAGTCGTACGCGATCTCGACCGTCGTAATCCTGACGACGACCGATCCCGAACTGCCTCCGCCGCAGGTGAACGTATTCCCGCTGCCGCTGAATCCCTGCTCGCTCAGCGATCGATTCCACGCCGGTTCGGCGGGTGAGGTCCCGAGCACGATATCCACTGAGTTGCCACGCACTACCGTCGTCGCTCGCTTGCTGGCGGTGATCTCGCGGCCGCTCGAACTCGTCAGGCGGGGCGGATCGCCGTCGACGACGACGAGCGAGACGATGGCGGTCTCGCCGTCGATACACTGCATCGGCGGGTTGCGAACGGCGAGTTCGCCGGAGTCGGTTACTTTCGTCACGGCACCGCCCTGGTAGGCGACGGTCGTCCCCTCGTACTCGTAGGTGAACGAGCCGATATCGCTTCGACCCGTGTCGTTCAGATGCGGTTCGAGGACGTCCGTCCCGTCGACGGTCACCTCCTTGACCACGTTCGAGGATCCGACCTCGATCGTCCCCTTCCGCAGGTTCAACTCGCCCGAGCGCTGTCGAATGCCGTCGTTTCGGACCAGGTCGTTGAAGTTCTCCGCGAGCGCGTCGAAGGCGTAGTCGGCGTTTCGCTGCTGCTCGTTCTCCCGGAACTCCTCCATGGCGCCGAATCCGGTCGTGTAGAGGATGCCGACCGAGCCGATGATGATGCCGAAGACGACGACGAAGCCGACGACCTCGCTCACCCCGCGCTCGTCGACGAACGCGAACCGTGACGAACCGGGAGCGGACGCGTTCGACGCCCGGGCCCGCCTCATGGTTCTTCCTCCAGCGTGATGTCCCCGCCGTCCCACTCGATGATGATCGCGCCGCCGGTGACGCTGCCGCCGATCGACTGGTTCGTCGTGAGCGGGACGCCGACCGAGACACCTTCGCTGTTCGAGGTGAGGCCGATACACTGCTCGGTGTCGATCAGCGGGTACTCGCTCGCGCAGCCAGTCTCGATCAACTCGACGGTGTACTGCGAACCGGTGACGAATCGCTGGTGGTCGGTGCGGACCGTGACGTTGTCGGCGCCATCGGACGCGATCCGATCGACGTCGGTAATCTCGCTCGCCAGGCGCTCGCCGATCGTCTCTAGCGACGATTTGGTCGCCTCCTCGCGTTGATTCTCGAGCATCGACCCGGCGCCGAGCAGTAACCCCGAGATGAGTATCGTCGTGATCCCGATGGTGAGGACGTGCGTGACCGCGATCGAAACCGCCCGCTCGTCGCGCTCGAGGGTCACGGCGATCCCTCCGAGGCGTTCACCGTGAGCGTTTTCGACGTGGATATCGCCCCGTCGTCGTATCGATAATCGACCGTGACCGTCTCGTTCGGCCAGTCGATCGATCTATTCCCGAGCGTGACGACCGCCGGTTGACGATGGGCGGTCGTGTTCGGATACTCAGATTCGAACTCCCCCAATGCAGTGTCCAACTCGGACTTGCCCCCTGCCGATTCGATCAACACCGCGATCCCAGCTTCGAGTTCCGCCTCGACCGTCCGGACGTGTTCGACGCTGCGATCGGCTCCGCCGGTGTTTACCGTCTCCGTGTACTGGACGCCGTTGTAGACGACGACCACGCCGAGGAGGATGAACGCGATCGTAATCGCGCCGATCAGCACGAGCTGCCCTCGGTCTGTTCGCGCGCTGTCGGTCGTCCGTCTCACCATACTGTCACCCGTACTTCGACGATGTTGTAGAGATTCGAACTGAAGGCGTCCGGGATCGGGTAATTATTCGCATTCCCGAGTTCCGTCGATCCCTCGGTCGGCTGCCCGTCGCTTCCCGGCTCGGTCAGGTTCTGCGAGTCGTGTAGCGTCACCGTGAAGCTGGCCGAGACGGCGCCTTCGCCGCGAGCGCCGCCCATCCTGACGGCGTCGATCGTCTCCCGATGTCCGCTCCCGTTCCAGTAGATGTACTCGACGTTGAACGAGTTGCCGCCGTGTTCGTAGAAGTGCGTATCGAGCACCCGGCCGAACGCGCTCTCGTTTGCGTACTGGCTGTTGTTGTAGACGAAGTTCGAATTCCCCCCTGTTCCGTTGTGCCACCGATCCTGGGGATCGTCGTAGTACCGGACCAGTTCCGAGAGGTTGCCCGTCGACTGGCCCGTATTCAGCGCGTCGACGACCTCCTGTTCGGCCTGAGCCTGGACGCCGCGATCGACGGCGCCACCCGTCGTCGGCGTGATGACGACGGCCTGGAGCGCGAACAGCACCGCCGTCAGGAGGACGATCGCCCCGATGAATCCCTCGAGGGTGAACGCCTGGGCCCGCTGTGGAGTTCTCGTGTCCTTCATCTTACCACACCCTCACGATGAGTTTACAGACGGGGTCGCACGTGCCCTCGGTGTCCGTCACGAGGCGCGTCGTACTGGCACCGATCTGGTCGTCGTACGCCTCGCCGGCGCTCTCGTTGGCCGGTTGTCCCGTGCCGTAGGCATCGAGCGTGATGACGGTCACGTTCACGTGGTCGCCGACGCCTCGTAATCCCAGGCGCTTTGCCAGTTCGTCTTCCCCGACGTCGTACGTGTTCTCGAACGCCGTGAGGTTGATTTGGTTTATTTCTTCACCCGCGACGGTCTCGTTCTCGACGATCGTCGACGCGACCCGATCGGCCTGTGCGGTCCGGGCGCCGCCCGCGTCCGCGAACGGCGTGATGATCGTCGGGACGAACGCGAAGACGAACGCCACGGCGAGCAGGAACAACCCGATCCCGACGGCGAAGTCCTGAACCGTCTGTCCGCGGTCGCTCGATCGTCCATCCGTCCGGGTGAGTGCGTCTCGATGCATGATATTAGGCGACCAGCGACCAGCTGATCAGGGCAACCGTCGCCAGTCCGAGTACGTACTTGAGACCGCTCAACAGCTTCGCGTCTCGCATGTACCCGCTGATGAACCCCGAGAGGATCGCGTGCATCGACACGGCGTGGAAGAACAGCAGCGACATCAGCTGGATGTCGACGTTCTCGCTGAAGCTCGCGTCGCTCATCGGCGTGCCGGCGGCCTGCTGTCCGGGATCGGCGTCCCCGGAGGTTTCGAGCCCCGCCATCGTCTCGAGGAACTGCGTCTGCAGGATGGCGATCACCGCGAGCATCGTCATGAACGTCATGATGATGATCACGACCTGCATCCGCGTCCGGGACTTGCGGTCGCGCTCGATGTCGTCGTGGTTCTCGCTCGCGCGGGCCGCCGTGCGCAACACGTTCGAGATCTGGTTCGACGCCTCCTGGGCCTTGGTGATGAGCTTGACTGATCGAGCCAGTCGCGGAATGTGGTACTTGTTGTTGAACTCGATCATCGCCGCTTTCAGTCCCATCCCGTAGTTGACCTTCGTGTTCATCTCCTCGAACTCGCTGGCGAGTTTGCCGCTCGTGGTATCGGAAACGGACTTGAGCGACTCGAGCAACGTCAGTCCCGTGTCGTTGGCGCTCGATAGTTTCCGGAGATCTTCCGACAACGTCGAAACCACCTTGTGACGAGCGCGGACGTTCCACTCGTAGAAGACGGCGAGCGGCACCGCGAGGACGTACAGCGGGAAGTAGACGTAGATGAACGTCCCCCAGACTGGCGCTTCCTTCAAGGCCGACCAGCTGGTCGGGGCGGCGTTTTGTACCATCGCCGAGGTGAGGACCACCAGCACCGCCGGCACGGTCAACGCGAGCGTATACATCGGGTTCTCCCTGAAGAAGTGGTGCGGCCTGGCGAGGACGTCCATCGTCTCGTGAGTCCCCTCGCGGTTTTTGATCCGGTCGAACACCCGGTAACTGCCGGAGAACTCCTCGATGAGGCCGAGATCGAGTATGCCGCTACTCTGGGTTGCCTTCAATCGGTTGTGCCCACCGTCCGGGCTGAGGTAGCCGTCGCCGACCTCGTCGTGTTTCACCGTCGACACCAGGACGATGAAGCCGACGCCCGTCAGCGGAATCAGCCCGTAGACGGCGATGTATATCATGTTCGTGCTGACGTCGGCGTCGGGGATCATCTGCATGATCACCAAGATGATGATCAGCAACAGCGGGAACAACGACAGCGTCATGTACATCTCGCCGAACAGCTCCAGGGTCTCGAGCGTGAGCTCCTGTTGCTGCTTGGCGGTCCGCATGTGCTTTTCCTTCTTGTCCGAGAGGAAACTCTCCATGTCCCCGCCGCTGTTGACGATCGAGAGCATGTCGGTCAGAAACTGCGAGAGTTCGTCGCTCGGCGTTTCGATCGCCTGGTTTCGGATCGCCGTCCGGTAGTCCGTATCGAAGTACTCGGTCTCGTTGACGACGTTTTGAAACTCCTTCGACACCTCGCCGTACGTGTCGTCGGCCTCGGCCATCGCCTGGAGTATCTCGAGTTGATTCAACCCGCCGACTGACAGCGCGTACATGAACGAGACGGCGTCGGTCAGCAGCATGTTGATCTCGCGCTTTCTGGCCGACGCCCGCGAGTACGGCACCGCGACGAGCGAACCGAACCCGAGCGCGAATCCCAGCGTCCCGAAGACCAGTCCACAGACGACGATCAGCGTCGGAATCTTCACCGCTTCCCAGATGGCGAGGACGCGCTCGCTCGGGACGGGCACGCCGATCAACTGATCGACCTCGACCAGCCCGGTGCCGAAGACTCCCCAGCCGACGAGCAACCCGAGGATCCAGAGGAAGAGCCCGCTGATGAAGCCGATCCCGAGCGCCCGCGAGAGATACATCTCCACGGTGTCGGTCATCCGCGCCTGGGCGAGTTTCTTCTCGACGTCGCCGACGAACTGGCTCTCCTCGGAGAACAGGCGCGCGTACAGCGGGTAGAACGTATCTCCGAGCGCATCCGAGTCGCCGAAGCGCTCGTCGGTGGACGTTCCTCGCCCGAGACTCATCGATCCTCCTCCTGCGGACCGTCCGCTCTGTCGGCAGTACTCGCGTCGTCGGCCCCGTCGGACGGGGTCGATTGCGCATCGTCGGGGGACGCGTCGGCCGGTTCGCCCTCGCCAGTTTCGTCGACCGCGTCGTCACCCACGCCCTCGACGGCCTGTTCGTCGTCGGCGTCGCGACTCGATTCCGTCCCGTCGCCGGTCTGCGTCGAGGCGTCGGCCGATCCCGACCCGAAGATCGACGACTCGCGATCGTCGCCCGCGACGAACGACCCCGTCGCTTCGTCGTCCGGCTCGGACGGGTCGGTACCGAACACCGAGTCCTCGTCCTCCGACCCGAATATCGAGTCCTGACCGTCGCCCGCGTCCGTCAGATCCTCGTCGGTCGCCTCGGATCGCTTCGACCCGTCACGGGTCGGCTGCGACTCACTGACGTCGTCTGACGCCGACGAATCG
Coding sequences within it:
- a CDS encoding type II secretion system F family protein — protein: MSLGRGTSTDERFGDSDALGDTFYPLYARLFSEESQFVGDVEKKLAQARMTDTVEMYLSRALGIGFISGLFLWILGLLVGWGVFGTGLVEVDQLIGVPVPSERVLAIWEAVKIPTLIVVCGLVFGTLGFALGFGSLVAVPYSRASARKREINMLLTDAVSFMYALSVGGLNQLEILQAMAEADDTYGEVSKEFQNVVNETEYFDTDYRTAIRNQAIETPSDELSQFLTDMLSIVNSGGDMESFLSDKKEKHMRTAKQQQELTLETLELFGEMYMTLSLFPLLLIIILVIMQMIPDADVSTNMIYIAVYGLIPLTGVGFIVLVSTVKHDEVGDGYLSPDGGHNRLKATQSSGILDLGLIEEFSGSYRVFDRIKNREGTHETMDVLARPHHFFRENPMYTLALTVPAVLVVLTSAMVQNAAPTSWSALKEAPVWGTFIYVYFPLYVLAVPLAVFYEWNVRARHKVVSTLSEDLRKLSSANDTGLTLLESLKSVSDTTSGKLASEFEEMNTKVNYGMGLKAAMIEFNNKYHIPRLARSVKLITKAQEASNQISNVLRTAARASENHDDIERDRKSRTRMQVVIIIMTFMTMLAVIAILQTQFLETMAGLETSGDADPGQQAAGTPMSDASFSENVDIQLMSLLFFHAVSMHAILSGFISGYMRDAKLLSGLKYVLGLATVALISWSLVA
- a CDS encoding DUF7261 family protein; this encodes MVRRTTDSARTDRGQLVLIGAITIAFILLGVVVVYNGVQYTETVNTGGADRSVEHVRTVEAELEAGIAVLIESAGGKSELDTALGEFESEYPNTTAHRQPAVVTLGNRSIDWPNETVTVDYRYDDGAISTSKTLTVNASEGSP
- a CDS encoding DUF7289 family protein — translated: MRRARASNASAPGSSRFAFVDERGVSEVVGFVVVFGIIIGSVGILYTTGFGAMEEFRENEQQRNADYAFDALAENFNDLVRNDGIRQRSGELNLRKGTIEVGSSNVVKEVTVDGTDVLEPHLNDTGRSDIGSFTYEYEGTTVAYQGGAVTKVTDSGELAVRNPPMQCIDGETAIVSLVVVDGDPPRLTSSSGREITASKRATTVVRGNSVDIVLGTSPAEPAWNRSLSEQGFSGSGNTFTCGGGSSGSVVVRITTVEIAYD
- a CDS encoding DUF7266 family protein codes for the protein MTLERDERAVSIAVTHVLTIGITTILISGLLLGAGSMLENQREEATKSSLETIGERLASEITDVDRIASDGADNVTVRTDHQRFVTGSQYTVELIETGCASEYPLIDTEQCIGLTSNSEGVSVGVPLTTNQSIGGSVTGGAIIIEWDGGDITLEEEP
- a CDS encoding DUF7287 family protein: MHRDALTRTDGRSSDRGQTVQDFAVGIGLFLLAVAFVFAFVPTIITPFADAGGARTAQADRVASTIVENETVAGEEINQINLTAFENTYDVGEDELAKRLGLRGVGDHVNVTVITLDAYGTGQPANESAGEAYDDQIGASTTRLVTDTEGTCDPVCKLIVRVW
- a CDS encoding DUF7288 family protein is translated as MKDTRTPQRAQAFTLEGFIGAIVLLTAVLFALQAVVITPTTGGAVDRGVQAQAEQEVVDALNTGQSTGNLSELVRYYDDPQDRWHNGTGGNSNFVYNNSQYANESAFGRVLDTHFYEHGGNSFNVEYIYWNGSGHRETIDAVRMGGARGEGAVSASFTVTLHDSQNLTEPGSDGQPTEGSTELGNANNYPIPDAFSSNLYNIVEVRVTVW